One region of Camelina sativa cultivar DH55 chromosome 6, Cs, whole genome shotgun sequence genomic DNA includes:
- the LOC104699356 gene encoding mitogen-activated protein kinase kinase kinase YODA-like, which yields MEKKVIGDLTVESSLKIVSVIDKDTYGYGFVSSNNNDYNLEKSYMKKTCTLKHAENLERELKTMLHFRANPFIVQASCPHLHFECNTKSATLCYIYMEYASLGNLDKMISDAGGRLPEDSVRRATRMILQGLKALHAEGYLHCDLKPSNVFVFPSSRPGEPWDLKLTGFGLSKDPTMDTSLLFPGYPKERMPPEADYIVGAPERLIGPASDVWSLGCTVLKMFGAIPLPPVAEYFWQRCSERQPTDRATVDELLEHPFVSEKPSSFLEVSFFNKEQSYIIHDELIPKYPDPFGLYNVNICE from the coding sequence atggaGAAAAAGGTTATTGGAGATCTGACGGTGGAGTCTTCGTTGAAGATAGTCTCTGTTATTGACAAAGATACCTACGGCTACGGCTTTGTGTCCAGCAATAATAATGATTACAACTTGGAGAAATCTTACATGAAGAAGACATGTACGCTCAAACATGCCGAGAATCTCGAGAGGGAGCTTAAGACGATGCTTCACTTCCGCGCCAATCCTTTCATCGTCCAAGCTTCTTGCCCTCATCTTCACTTCGAGTGTAACACCAAAAGCGCGACTTTGTGTTACATCTACATGGAGTATGCTTCCTTAGGCAATCTCGACAAGATGATCTCTGATGCTGGAGGGAGATTGCCTGAAGATAGTGTCAGACGCGCCACTCGTATGATTCTACAAGGACTCAAGGCTCTTCACGCGGAAGGTTACCTCCACTGCGACCTCAAACCCTCCAATGTTTTTGTCTTCCCTTCCAGCAGACCTGGAGAGCCATGGGATCTCAAGCTTACTGGTTTCGGCTTATCCAAAGATCCTACTATGGACACTAGCCTGTTGTTTCCTGGATACCCTAAGGAGCGCATGCCGCCTGAGGCCGATTATATTGTTGGGGCGCCGGAAAGATTGATCGGACCCGCCAGTGATGTATGGTCTCTAGGGTGTACGGTTCTTAAAATGTTTGGGGCAATACCTCTGCCTCCGGTGGCAGAGTACTTCTGGCAACGGTGCTCTGAGCGGCAGCCTACAGATAGGGCAACTGTGGATGAGCTCTTGGAACATCCTTTTGTGTCTGAGAAACCTTCATCCTTTCTTGAGGTTTCCTTCTTCAATAAGGAACAGTCGTATATAATACATGATGAATTGATTCCAAAATATCCAGACCCTTTCGGCCTCTACAATGTAAACATCTGCGAGTGA